The Oscillatoria sp. FACHB-1407 genomic sequence CTCTAGTAGCCGCGAATTCATTCGCCGGGCTCTCAAACCGAACTGACGTTAATTGAGAAAAGACGTTCGGCGAATTGATTCGCCAGATACTCAACCCGACTTGACATGACTGAAGGACAAACCGACTCAGCCATACCCTTTGAGGCTGACCCATAAAACAAACCCTATTCAAGATGGAAACCATCCTAAATAGGGCTGAGTTATTTATAAAAGTGGTTTCTAATTACAAACCGAGTTGATTGCCCCGTCTGTATTGCAGATAGGCAGCCACAAACAACCCCGCCAACGTGATTGGGATCAAACCCAACACAATTCCTGAAAGTAAAGGTTCTACCACAGCTTATATCTCCGTATCACTATCAGGATCTTATCAAACTACAACCGCTTTCTCGGCATGCAGAGCAAGTTCTCGTAAGGGTTATCCGTCCTGGTGAAAAGCCAGGAGTAAGGAAAGAAAACGAAACGACGGAAAGGGCAGGTCGGCGATTGACCTATAGAAATCTCTCTCATAGAAGAGTTTAATTTTTTTATATTTTTCTAATAATTGCAGGATGACCCCTGGGAACCGCTTAAAACCCAGGTAAATCGCCAGGGAACTGCAAAAAAAGAGAGGTTTAGACCTCAACCCAGAGAAGCAGACTTGCTTACCTTGAGCTAAAAAACTTAAATTAAGTTATAAATTGAAAAGCTATATACATTTGTGTTTTGACTAGAGAACTTTTGGATAATCAGCTTACAGATAAAGACATCTCAATTCAGAGATGGATTTTAATCGGCTTGGCGGTGCTGCTCACCGTCATCCTGGTTGTTTTTGGTGTCCATCAATTTCGATATTCTGACCCTTATGTAAAAAGTGTGCTGTCCAGACAGGGTGATGTGGATCAGGGAAGATTTATCTTTCAAATGAATTGCTCTAGCTGCCACGGCATTTATGGCGATGGTCAGGTTGGTCCCAGTCTGCGCCACGTCTCATCTCGCAAGTCTAGCCTGGGTTTAATTCATCAAGTGACTAGCGGTGAAACTCCACCCATGCCTCAGTTTCAACCCTCTCCACAGGAAATGGCAGACTTATTGAAGTATCTCGAAAGTCTTTAGGTTTGGTGGCTCAATAGAGTGGGGCGATCGCTCTTAATTTTGTTCTTCCCGTCCTTTCATCTCACGAACCCCGCATGGGCGACAGGGCGTACCTTTACAAACCTGTCCAGCAGGTAAACTGCTAAACACACTACTCCGAGCACCAACGACTGTATTTGCCCCAATTTCAACTCCGGGTGCAACAAAGCAATCGGTTGCAACCCAGGCACCGTTACCCACTTTGATCGGGGCAGTCTTGAGCCTAAATGCCGGGTCTTGGATATCATGACTCCCCGTGCAGAGGTAGGTTTTTTGCGAAATGACGCAGTGCTGCCCGATTTGAATCTGGTCGAGGCTGTAAAACACCACATCATCGCCAATCCAGCTATAGTCGCCAATCTCTACCTTCCAGGGGTAGGTGAATCGTGCGGTTGGACGGATCACCACACCCTGCCCAATACGTGCCCCAAACAACTTGAGCAGAAACCGCCGAGGTGCATGGGCGGAGTGGGGCGTGAGGGGAAAGGCGATCGCCTGCACCAACCACCACAACAATACAACCCATCCCGATCGCCCCCGGTCATACCAGGATTGGTCATATTGCCGCAAATCAACCCAGGCTTCATCAGGTGTAACTGCTTTTGAAGCATCTGCGGAATTATTTACAGATGGAGGAATAGAATCGGACATAGAGCCATTCTCATTTGCATTACCCATACTGTTACGTAAGGGCTAAGAGTTGATTTGTAGATGATTGTTTCAATCCCCCTAAATCCCCCTTGAAAAGGGGGACTTCAGACTTTTGTTTGGGTTTTCCCCTTGTTAAGGGGGGTATGGGGGGATCAAGGACTAGCAGATGTTTCGGAACTTAAAGATTGACTTTATAAATTAGCTCTTAGCATTGCCAAGCCCTTACCAAGCATCAGAGTTGTGACAACTCCGACTTCTATGAGTGGCTAAACCGTTTTAACGGGGTCAGGTTGGGAAGAGGGTTGGGCAGGTTGAGTCGATTGACCAGACGTAACATTCAATTGTCCGCCAAACTGCCGCAACTCAAACAGTTTCACGCCGATTTGGTATTCATACTGACTGAGCAAGCGACCATAGATATAACCCGCTTTGCCATCGAGGAAGCCCAACCGAATGAAGTAGAACAACACAAACCGGATGAAAGGCTTGAAGGGTAAGCGAACCCAAATCTTTTTGAGGAAGCGTTTGCGTTGAACGGAATCCCCAAACAGGTTGGCACCAATCGTGCCGCCTTCGCCCATACCTGTGAGCAAGTTGTAGTAGATTTTGGCTTCCCAGTTAGAGTAGCGATTGTGTCGTTCTAGCCAGTGATAAAGATCGCGGAAGTCGATGTGATCCATATCGTTCTTCAGGTAACCGACTTTGCCCTCTAACACAACGTGCTCGTG encodes the following:
- the hpsU gene encoding hormogonium polysaccharide biosynthesis acetyltransferase HpsU; its protein translation is MSDSIPPSVNNSADASKAVTPDEAWVDLRQYDQSWYDRGRSGWVVLLWWLVQAIAFPLTPHSAHAPRRFLLKLFGARIGQGVVIRPTARFTYPWKVEIGDYSWIGDDVVFYSLDQIQIGQHCVISQKTYLCTGSHDIQDPAFRLKTAPIKVGNGAWVATDCFVAPGVEIGANTVVGARSSVFSSLPAGQVCKGTPCRPCGVREMKGREEQN
- a CDS encoding c-type cytochrome, which translates into the protein MDNQLTDKDISIQRWILIGLAVLLTVILVVFGVHQFRYSDPYVKSVLSRQGDVDQGRFIFQMNCSSCHGIYGDGQVGPSLRHVSSRKSSLGLIHQVTSGETPPMPQFQPSPQEMADLLKYLESL
- the petG gene encoding cytochrome b6-f complex subunit V, coding for MVEPLLSGIVLGLIPITLAGLFVAAYLQYRRGNQLGL